TAAGGTTACTGAAAGTGATTCTTATACGGCTGTAATCATTGGTGAAAAAGTCTCCGAGAATACGCTCAAAACTTTGCCAGAAGGATGCAAGAAAATTGACGTTAATTCTATAGCGTCATGGTTGGTTGACAACAAAATAGCGAACAAGAAATATACTTTTCACAAGGAAATGCCATCAAACGAAATCAGCGAAAAGAAAGAAGTAGATAGTGGAAAGAATGTGTTGGCAATAATTGCTGTTATGGTAATAATCGTTGGCGTTATTATCTTTTGCCCAGTTTTATTACTTATACTTCTGTTTGTTCCAGGCGCATTGAAAGTATTTGTCCGCTCATTTCTTTGATAAACTTAATTGTTGAAATAAGTTGATGATGGCAGAATAATAATCCTGCCATCATTTAAATTTTCCCTTCAATAGAGGTAAAAAGAAAATAGCCAATCCGATAAACGCCATTCCCAAAAATACCATTAGAACTGAAACAACTATCAGAATTGCTAATGTCCACAAAGTGTCTTTACAGAATACGTCCTTCTTAAAAAGAATCCATGTTGTTGCATCTTCTTTTTCTTTTGCCTTTTTAAAACAATCCCAATAAGTTAGAAGCAACCATGTCACTATAGCCAACACTATCCCCGTGATCAAACTGCTGGTGATAATAGTATCCATAGACAACTTTTCATGAATGCTTTCATAGCCTTCAGGTTCTTCACCGTTATAATAACTCATCCCAATACAGGAACCAAAGAGCACTGTAGTACCTACCATTGAAGAAATTTTATATTTTCTTTCGTCATCCATATTAAAAATAAAATTGAAGTATTATACATAACTTATCCAATCTAAACACAAAGAATACTCTTTCGATATTTTTCCAAATAATTAAAAATCGTCATTTTCCAGTTCTTTGGCAGTTAACCAAATTCCAGAGGCGATTTTACCCACATCAGACGAATATACTAGTACTGCATTTTCATCTTTTGACCACATAAAATAGTTTTTCAACTCTAGGCTTTTTCTTCCATTATACTGTCTTGTACCATTAAATATAAAAGATTCTTGCCAATTTGCCATAGCATCTTCAGTTTTTATTCTAAATCGACCATCTTTGATATTGATAGTAACCATATAATCAATAGTACCAGTCATATCAATTGTGGTCTTTTGACGATAATTCTTCTTAGAAGAGAGATATGTTGAATACCTAAACTTTATTGTACCATATTCCTTATCATCATACTGTAATTTCTGTTGGAAACCAGGAATATGAGAAGCAAGCCATTCTTTTGCAGA
The Segatella copri DNA segment above includes these coding regions:
- a CDS encoding DUF4468 domain-containing protein; the encoded protein is MKKYFAILFLCLFVATFCQAQAKVEKAECDTTNYNLTMVLSCPQSKDVLYRSAKEWLASHIPGFQQKLQYDDKEYGTIKFRYSTYLSSKKNYRQKTTIDMTGTIDYMVTINIKDGRFRIKTEDAMANWQESFIFNGTRQYNGRKSLELKNYFMWSKDENAVLVYSSDVGKIASGIWLTAKELENDDF